A single window of Nicotiana sylvestris chromosome 5, ASM39365v2, whole genome shotgun sequence DNA harbors:
- the LOC138868340 gene encoding uncharacterized protein, whose product MLVYGTEAVIPAEVEIPSLRVIQEAELDDAEWVKSRYEKLALIDEKRMNVVCHGQLYQNRMSRAFNKRVKPRKFTPGQLVLKKIFPYQDEAKGKFSPNWQGLYMVHRVLTGGALILAEMDGEVWSKPINADAVKRYYI is encoded by the coding sequence atgctggtttatggtacagaggcggtcatccccgccgaggtagaaattccttccttaagggtcatacaagaagcagaattagatgatgcagaatgggtcaAGAGTCGCTACGAGAAGTTAGCCCTCATAGACGAAAAAAGAATGAACGTTgtttgtcatggtcaattatatcagaatagaatgtccagagccttcaacaagagagtcaagccaaggaagtttacaccaggacagctggtgttgaagaagatatttccatatcaagatgaagccaaagggaaattctctcctaatTGGCAGGGTCTGTATATGGTGCATCgggttctaaccggaggagcccttattctcgcggaaatggacggagaagtctggtcGAAGCCTATCAACGCAGACGCAGTAAAGCGATACTACATTTGA